GACCAATGTTTTACTATCACAGTAAGCGACAAGTTTTGTGGAATATTGGTAAAATGAGAGACAATGTGAAGCAAAATtggaatttactttttttgcaaaaccAGGTTCttaataaattcaacaaaGCAAAACCTGTCTTTGATGCGTGAAGCTGGagatgttttatttattagagAGAAATctgttaatttaaaaaacttgcAAAAGAATAAGTGAGACTATTGATAAACGAAATAATGACACGCATTGAAATTACATCCTTGTGAATTTTTGGTAGCCAACTACTtgtttgaaaatgtaattatttttcatccattcGGCTTTCAGTTTACTAGCCTTCTTTTGCAAAGTGTTAAATAAGTTGTGCTTGACGATCTTATAACGTGTTGTCTAACAAGGAAGGTCACGTTACTGTACCCCCACAACCTGGGTCAAAAAACTTATATTTGGTAGTTCATACCAAAGTATAAACCCTCACAAAAAATTAGCGGCCCACTCGCATATTTAAGGggtgaaattaattctcaaaaatcggtggttttttcgtttttcgctgatatcttcgaaacaaaaatagaTACGACAAAAGTTTAAATAGCAAAGTTGTTCACTTTTCAGTGCTCTGCAATAATATGTAgtggaaaattggaaaaatttttttattttttttatttaaaaaaaaacgtgtttattaatacatttttcgtcatttgatCACTGAAAAAGTTCTTATTTTGcctgaaaattaaacaagGTTGACAAATCCGTCAAACGGAATAtgtttatattcatatataggTTTAGTAAATCCAGATATGCTGTTCCACCCTTATCGTAAAATACTCATAAATCTTTTACATCTAGTTTAGTTTTGTGCATCCATTTTAGTACAAGCGAATAAGTATCAcatgattttctttcattttatataaaactttatttaatatgcatgtcggttttttattttctagaaTCCTTtaattcatatattatatagctaTTAAAATGTCTAGTACTCATGACAGGAAAAAAGCAGGCAATGCACTTATCAGTTTCTTCATTTCGTATTATGGAATGTATTCATTGCAATAATGATACTCCTCAAAGAAGTGTTTGAGACACAAAGGTTTTTTGCACCACGAACATGTTATAACAGCTAAATCACCACAAATGTGACATCGTGGTTCCGAATTATCTCCAAAACCAAACGTCACCGGATTGATGAACTCAGGGGGTGTTTTTTCTATGTACCCACTTTTGTACCATGCATATTTAAGCATATTAATATAACGTGGGGAAGACAGTTGATTGTGAACAAGTGACTGCAGTTTGATTATGTTATTCCTCAAATGCAGATTTATATCGCTACCGGAAAGAATTactatatctgaaaaatgccgaacaaaatttttccatattcgAAAACCAAACACATCTAATGGTTGTATTTGTCCTGTTGTTccttttggaataatttttagtacaatttttttgttaggAGGAGTTACTGCATCAACTACTTCTGAACAGTGTCCACTCCAGGAGTCGATTAAAAGCGCACTGTTGTCGCCAACATTCGGAAAATAGATTTCGGTCAGCCACTGTTTGAAATGATCTgtcgaaaaaacgaaagaaatatttcatttgatttgGTTTGCAATATTTAATATGCCACAAGAATGTATAATTTGAATAGTTCTTACCTGATGTTAACTTTCCAGATTTCGATGCCGAAACAAAAACGTTTGTGGGTTTgaataacgttttttctacGCGTGGGCCAAAGTCACCACCGATTTCTTTTAATACAAGATATAACGGTGAAAGTAATTTTCCATCGGCGGATATCGTTGGTTGAATCGTATAAGAATGAGTTGTTGAAGATATTGATTGAACAAcgcattcaatttcttttgatcCTTGGTTTGCAAGAGTGCGACCAGAATgcatttcaaattgaaatccaCTTTGATCCGAATTGTAAACATTTTCCAGACCAAGGTCGTTGATAACAGATTTAACGTTATTTGTAAACTCTTCAGCcgtttttttaagattttttgagTCTTCTAAAGTTTTCCgggtaataaattttgtagTTTTCCGAGACGTAATGCGATGTGCTCTTTTGAACTTATTCACCCATTCTTTTGACGCTTTGAATCGTGCATCggaattcatgaaatttttatgtgcGGTCAAAGCCCATCGTCGCAAATCAATATCGTGTACGATCTTGCCACATTCAGTTGCTTCAATGAAGCGATTTAAAGTATATTGTGATAtctcatttaatttttctttataagtCCCACCTTTATTGATTTGATGAGCCCAACGCTTCAATTGTGTTTTAGAAATCACTTTTTTAAAACGGTGTGCAACTGTacgaatatttaaattttttgtttttccacttCTCCAAAACTCCACAGCTTTCTTTTTGTAATCGAATGAAATctcatcttcattttttgtacattGAGAGTCATCTGCTGCCTCATCAGATGAAATTGAATCCCATTCCAATTCACTGTCTTCTACACTTTCAGgctcatggtgtttgaattgTTCTTGAAAATCCAAGGTTTCGTCTTCTTCAATTTCGATTCTCGCGTATGTGTTTATGCTTTCAATTAAAAACTCTTTAATTGTATCTGctagtttcatttcattctcaTTCACTGGTGTTTCGGGCAAATTCATCATCATAAAATAAGtcgacaaaatatttatgacaTTCACTGGATTGATATACATTTTTGACAAAGTTCACAGTATTCAATACGTTCTTAATAATGTACTCCTATAACCAGAGAACTTTAATGAACGGAAACCGTCAATACTAACTTAAATGTGGCAAGAGTCAGTTTATATAGAGCCTCATTTTTTACTGATAAGACGGTATTGAACATctcagataggatatcatgaaaaaataaaacgtattTCAAACAGTCGACCTCACAGTTTGATTATGAGAAGAACATGTAATCAGTTcaaatctataaaattttttgcgtttgaaaaaaataactctcCGGTTCTATGACCTCTTGAGACGTAAAAAACAAATGTagattaatataattaaatgtGGAGTCGAAACAATTACGTTTATTAcgaaaagatagaaaaaaatgtgtaataaaacccgttttttattaaaataaaaaataaaaaaaattctatataatTTTCGACTGCGTATTATTGCAGAGcactgaaaaatgaataactttGCTATTTAAACTTTTGCCGTAtctatttttgtttcgaagatatcagcgaaaaacgaaaaaaccaccgatttttgagaattaatttcaccCCTTAAATATGCGAGTGGGCCGCTAATTTTTTGTGAGGGTTTATACTTTGGTGTGAACtacaaaatatgatttttttgacCCAGGTTGTGGGGGTACAGTAACGTGACCTTCCTTGTAAGTACAAAGATTTGGGGATGACGACAGTGATATTACCATTATCAGTtcttatgaaaattaaattccgaTTACGCGAAAGACTTTTCTTCCGGTTATGTTTCTATCGAGCACATTTTTTGTGTGGACTTTGGGAGGTTTATTCATAAACCTTTCGATTTCGTTAGCAAACTCAAGCCTATCCTGGTATCGACGTTGAAATAGAATAGCATAAATGTTAGATTCGATATGTGAAATTAGTTTGTTGACAAGAATCTTATCCTTGTTAAAAGGCATGCTAAACTTAAGACCAAGTTGTAACACATCAGCTACATTATTAGGAATGCTTACGTCGCTGAGGTTATTTCTATTATCATTGTTTGAGATGTTATCAAACCTCTTACTTTTTTGAGCAATCAAGTGGTTCAACTGTTTATGTTAACGGTATTGagggaatcaattttttttgtcaaatgttATGTGTAATGTAAATAACACAAAAGTGgaatgacttttttctgacCACATCTGTATCACGCACAGTCAAGGGTTTGTACCTTTGTTGTTTAACCAAGgtaaaatcagaaaattctAAGCTGTAAAATCCCCGAGATATTCGACATAGCATGAAACctaatttttcaccttttcgaaaaatcgatcCGACTTAAAATGTTCCAGGATGCACTGGTTTGACAAAAACTAAATaggttttcaaattctccCATACAAACCTCTGTCCATTGTATAGAGAAATTATCATTTCCATCCGAACAttggaattaaatttcttaagtgttaatcaaatggCGAATACGAAATCTTGATGCGGCACTGCTTAAAAAAGTCGCACAGCATTCTCCTTTCATGAGGTTCAATATTAAATTCCGGACTATGGTTTCATAACGTGGgggatcgagaaaaaaatttaattttttcttagagGTACCCTTATGTACACTAGGGTGTctcttatttagggtgttgacgaatttctgCCGCCCCaccccccaaatcaacttcaaataattagaaaacaataacctaattttctcagatttttatctcaactctaagatagtccgctttgtggtcgaagtttcttatggaaataacatgggaaaaacttgtttcctcgatatgtattttattgcaagagtaagaatatttaaaaaaaaacgaaactgcGAAGTTTTAGTGGAcattagtgctactgtctaggaaaaaattcacataatcataccacgcaatctcgacgaatctgatcttttttttatttagcgGAAGTGCAATTTGTCTAGATTTGCTGGTAtggtgatgtaaatttttttacagatagtagcactaatgcccactaaaacctcgcagttatagatttttttaaatattattactcttgcaacgAGATATATACTGAGGAAGCAAgtatttcccatgttatttctaTAAGAAATTTCGATCACAACGCGGACTATCCCAGAGTTGaggtagaaatctgaaaaaattaggtaattgctttctaattatttgaagttgatttggggggcTGGGTagcaaaaattcgtcagcGCCCTAAATAAGGGACACCTCACACCCTAGTGTACATATGTAAGGGTACCTCTAAGAAAACAATTCAACTTTTCTCTCAATCTCCCACATTAGTGGAAGAAAGTAGAAATGGGCTCTGGTGAATACATAATTATCGAGTTCTCTTActgttttcaataaaatgttCTAGAATTGATTGAAGTTTTGCAACTATTCCTTTACCGAAACAAACCCATAAATTGGCTGTGATTTCGGACTCCCATCTCATGGATAATCCTAAATTCCctgacgaaaaaaatgtgaattcaCACCTAAGTTGgggttttttttccatgaaGGTTGTTACTAGATTTAACCTTTAAAAGTTTCCATGAATACGTATTCGACTTTTTCACCATTTAATAGTTGAACatggatttttcaattttatttcgacctcgtaaataaatgaaaattttaatacaagatctaatttttttttttttttgcaggtgGAAACTCAGTACTACGCTGCCCAACTGTTAGTCCTTAGTTTACGTCGATTGTccatataatacaaaaaagatgagaaaatgaaaaaaaaaacaaattattgttaGTGAATACAAAGATGTCCCATGATGACATTTTTAATGTAATATTATTCCTTTCTTGAGTTACGCCAGAAAGGCGTAGGCAGGGAAGGGTGACAGCAAAAGCAGTTACAACACCATTTCCTTGTACGCCATAATGAGAGGTTGATAATGATTTCTAATGGTTTTGTtgtgtatattaatttttaataattttgacgGCAATGATCTAAGTTCTATGGTGTAATCTGTGTCAGCACATAATGCAAGGATGTTAGTCCCTTCTTAATTAAGGATAGCTGTGTTTAGTGGGAGGAGATGATCGGGGTGGGAATATGAAGGGATAAGGCTTATAAATATGttatattatttctatatCCATGCtcgtgtatacataatattcaaTGTCTATATTACGTGTGTCTCTATCAGATGCGCGATGTGCATAATACAGCGTGAAAGCCAGGATCCCTTTCCTCCTCTCACTCTGATCCTCATCTCTTGACAGCCGGCAGGGGCGTTGTTTGAAATGTATCATATATTTGGttaaataataacgataaatatAACAAAACATGATAAATTAggcacatatatgtatatatgtgtatatatatatatatccatgtatatatatatatatgtatgtatatatgtgtgtgtattatatttatatatatatatatatatatatatatatatatatataatacaatatatattataaaagtaTAGTAATATTGATATGATTAAAAGTctcacacacatacacgtacataaataaatactttcGTTATGAAGTGACGCTCAGTCCTGTGTGCTATCAACAC
This portion of the Diprion similis isolate iyDipSimi1 chromosome 7, iyDipSimi1.1, whole genome shotgun sequence genome encodes:
- the LOC124407901 gene encoding uncharacterized protein LOC124407901, yielding MHSGRTLANQGSKEIECVVQSISSTTHSYTIQPTISADGKLLSPLYLVLKEIGGDFGPRVEKTLFKPTNVFVSASKSGKLTSDHFKQWLTEIYFPNVGDNSALLIDSWSGHCSEVVDAVTPPNKKIVLKIIPKGTTGQIQPLDVFGFRIWKNFVRHFSDIVILSGSDINLHLRNNIIKLQSLVHNQLSSPRYINMLKYAWYKSGYIEKTPPEFINPVTFGFGDNSEPRCHICGDLAVITCSWCKKPLCLKHFFEEYHYCNEYIP